The proteins below come from a single Ignavibacteriales bacterium genomic window:
- a CDS encoding DUF3332 family protein, giving the protein MKRSFVNIVSSMLIAVLLTTAFGCYGSFPLINKVYKFNGGLGNKFVNELGFLVMNIVPVYGVAAFIDAVLLNTIEFWSGRNPVSASNDAVVPLDPTSTLTLRGADGSVLLTTMTDEGISQYVFQKGTDGTVVRDVSGKVLARCTMTQDGGMRIYDGNSNLVADCSAAQVQHLGDASKSSK; this is encoded by the coding sequence ATGAAACGCTCGTTCGTCAACATAGTCTCAAGCATGCTGATCGCAGTACTTTTAACGACTGCTTTTGGCTGTTACGGTTCCTTTCCGTTGATCAACAAGGTCTACAAGTTCAACGGCGGCCTCGGGAACAAGTTCGTGAATGAACTTGGGTTTCTTGTTATGAATATTGTCCCCGTGTACGGCGTGGCGGCTTTCATAGACGCAGTGCTGCTCAATACGATCGAGTTCTGGAGCGGTAGAAACCCGGTATCAGCATCGAACGATGCCGTCGTGCCACTTGATCCGACTTCGACCTTGACCTTGAGGGGGGCAGACGGATCGGTGCTCCTCACCACAATGACGGACGAGGGAATCAGTCAATACGTGTTTCAGAAGGGAACTGACGGGACGGTTGTCAGAGACGTCAGCGGGAAAGTATTGGCTCGCTGCACCATGACGCAAGACGGTGGAATGCGTATCTACGATGGGAACAGCAATCTTGTGGCAGACTGTTCAGCTGCGCAGGTCCAGCATCTTGGCGACGCCTCCAAATCTTCGAAATAA
- a CDS encoding tyrosine-type recombinase/integrase, whose translation MFLSKRNGIYYLWYDDDDGRKRKISTRARLKSDALKFLRSFDERREAIRRARTHLSVFSVDAVRYAETTLNKGTAKLYDHALRNFKRIVGDALLSKLTPKHFDQYKSDRLQQVSPVSVNVELRTIRSALNLAVRWEVMERNPFFGLPLARVPYETPPYFTKADFQRLLDIVTESWFRDVVIFTVVTGLRRGEVINLKWNDVDLERRVILIHSQGGFRTKTGKSRFIPMNNVALQLVIKRKPVSVTEYLFEVEGRKLSGYWLSHKLKKYVRKLGLQENLNYHALRHTFASWLVQDGVSIYEVQKLLGHADVSTTQIYSHLQPETLHRTVERLDFVLPQRLLLEPESIPDVSTLSTPENTTGH comes from the coding sequence ATGTTTCTTTCCAAGCGCAATGGAATCTATTATCTCTGGTATGACGATGACGATGGCCGCAAGCGCAAGATCAGCACCAGAGCCCGCCTCAAAAGTGACGCACTAAAGTTCCTCCGTTCATTCGATGAGCGGCGTGAAGCCATTCGTCGAGCCAGAACACATCTTTCAGTCTTCTCCGTTGATGCCGTCCGCTATGCTGAAACCACTTTGAACAAGGGGACAGCCAAGCTCTACGATCATGCTCTCCGTAATTTCAAGAGGATCGTCGGCGACGCTCTCTTGTCCAAGCTAACACCGAAGCATTTCGACCAATACAAATCTGACCGTCTTCAGCAAGTGTCACCCGTCTCGGTGAACGTGGAGCTGAGGACGATTCGGTCGGCTTTGAACCTCGCCGTGCGTTGGGAAGTGATGGAGAGGAATCCGTTCTTTGGGTTGCCGCTGGCTCGTGTCCCTTACGAAACGCCACCTTACTTCACAAAGGCTGACTTCCAACGTCTGTTGGACATTGTCACAGAGTCATGGTTTCGAGATGTTGTCATATTTACTGTTGTGACGGGGCTTCGACGTGGTGAAGTCATCAACCTCAAATGGAATGATGTGGACTTGGAACGGAGGGTAATACTCATCCATAGTCAGGGGGGATTTCGGACTAAGACCGGCAAGAGCCGATTCATACCCATGAACAATGTCGCCCTGCAGCTTGTAATAAAAAGAAAACCTGTGAGTGTGACCGAGTATCTGTTCGAGGTGGAGGGAAGGAAACTGTCGGGGTATTGGTTGAGCCACAAGCTGAAAAAATACGTCCGAAAACTCGGGCTACAGGAGAACCTAAACTACCATGCATTGAGGCATACGTTTGCGAGCTGGTTGGTACAGGACGGGGTGTCGATCTATGAAGTTCAAAAGTTGCTCGGCCACGCTGACGTTTCTACAACACAGATCTACAGTCATCTTCAACCGGAAACCCTACATAGAACGGTTGAGAGGTTGGATTTTGTTTTGCCACAGCGGTTGCTACTAGAACCTGAAAGCATCCCCGATGTCTCCACCCTGTCCACTCCCGAAAATACAACTGGACACTAA